The following are encoded in a window of uncultured Sphaerochaeta sp. genomic DNA:
- a CDS encoding HAD family hydrolase produces MREKSLTIFDFDGTLYPINSYDSEQLLILSAAKERGVLFKKRGKHFIKQDQKGVFDDVSFHQRYEKLVKRATPAMIDEVADILLSSIGKREKDALLRLSHISDLGILTCGTENIARAFLQKLGMEDSFSFIRGKRLVRNEEGNFHLLVDIAGPGDKALAVDSLREDYQTIIAIGDGPTDIPMLEAADYGMIVAWNRQNREYPFVTFPTLESAVLHSIDYLESNRRA; encoded by the coding sequence ATGAGAGAGAAAAGCCTAACCATCTTCGACTTTGACGGTACACTCTACCCGATCAACTCCTATGACAGCGAACAGCTGCTGATTCTTTCTGCGGCGAAGGAGAGAGGGGTCCTGTTCAAGAAACGGGGCAAGCACTTCATCAAACAAGACCAGAAAGGAGTGTTTGACGATGTATCTTTCCACCAACGCTATGAAAAGCTGGTCAAGCGGGCTACCCCAGCCATGATAGATGAAGTAGCAGACATTCTTCTCTCTTCCATTGGCAAGAGGGAAAAAGATGCTCTTCTCAGACTTTCCCACATCAGTGACCTGGGTATTCTTACCTGCGGTACGGAAAATATTGCAAGGGCCTTCCTCCAGAAGCTCGGGATGGAAGACTCTTTCTCGTTCATCCGTGGAAAAAGACTCGTCAGAAACGAAGAAGGCAACTTCCACTTGTTGGTCGATATTGCAGGCCCGGGTGACAAAGCTCTGGCAGTAGACTCCCTGAGAGAAGACTATCAGACCATTATCGCCATCGGTGATGGTCCCACCGATATTCCCATGCTTGAGGCAGCAGACTATGGGATGATTGTTGCTTGGAACAGGCAGAACCGGGAGTATCCCTTTGTCACCTTCCCCACCCTGGAGTCAGCAGTATTGCACTCCATTGATTACTTGGAAAGCAATAGACGAGCCTGA
- a CDS encoding ABC transporter ATP-binding protein → MLVCDQITKRYGNQPRKAVDTLNLSIASGQIFGFLGPNGAGKSTTIKMLTGLLKPDSGSISFMGYSLHSDPLSYKRLIGYVPDEPLFYERMSGYEHLSFIADLYGVGSVERKQRIDELGERLLLSHALKDEISSYSHGMKQKLSIISALLPSPKLLILDEPMVGLDPKAAFILKTLLGEFAESGNTVFFSTHVLEVAQQLCSSLGIIKEGRLLYNGTLQELQSRTQELDATLEALFLELTENEG, encoded by the coding sequence ATGCTGGTATGTGATCAAATAACCAAACGATATGGTAATCAACCAAGGAAAGCAGTCGATACACTGAATCTCTCCATTGCGTCTGGGCAGATATTCGGATTCCTTGGTCCCAACGGGGCTGGTAAGAGTACCACCATCAAGATGCTCACTGGTTTGCTCAAACCAGATTCTGGTTCGATCAGTTTCATGGGATACTCCCTTCATTCTGATCCTCTCAGCTATAAGCGATTAATCGGTTATGTACCTGATGAACCGCTTTTTTATGAGAGAATGAGTGGGTATGAGCATCTCTCCTTCATTGCAGATCTCTATGGGGTTGGTAGCGTGGAACGTAAGCAACGGATTGATGAGCTGGGGGAGCGATTGTTGCTTTCTCATGCATTGAAGGATGAAATCTCTTCCTATAGCCATGGGATGAAACAGAAGCTTTCTATCATATCTGCCCTGTTGCCTTCCCCTAAGTTGCTTATACTCGATGAACCCATGGTTGGGCTGGACCCAAAAGCAGCCTTCATCCTGAAAACGCTCCTGGGTGAGTTTGCTGAATCAGGGAATACGGTATTCTTTTCCACCCATGTCTTGGAAGTTGCCCAGCAACTTTGTAGCAGTCTGGGAATCATAAAGGAGGGGCGGTTGTTGTACAACGGAACCCTACAGGAACTGCAATCGCGTACACAAGAGCTTGATGCAACCCTGGAAGCGTTGTTCCTTGAGCTGACAGAGAACGAGGGGTAA
- a CDS encoding argininosuccinate synthase, with translation MDKEKIILAYSGGLDTSVILKWLANKGFDVIAYVANVGQNEDFAAIEKKALATGASKVYVEDLREELVTDYIFPALQANTIYEGTYMLGTSLARPIIAKRQIEIARKEGTVYVSHGATGKGNDQVRFEFGYYMHMPEVKIISPWKDPEWLSQFEGRSDMIAYAKKYDIPVKASTKKPYSEDENLIHISHEAGILEDPSLRADDDVYSLTLSPKEAKDEETLLTFTFEDGIPVSVKNENDQTVVTDPLQMILYLNKMGHDNAIGRVDMVENRYIGIKSRGVYETPGCEILWKAHHNLEGITMDKEAMHLRDSLMPKYSELIYNGYWGAPEFEMLRSAFTVSQKHVTGTSKVVLYKGNVIFAGVESPFSLYDEEMGSMDKAGGYEPVDCKGFININAIRLIASSKRG, from the coding sequence ATGGATAAGGAAAAAATCATTCTGGCATACAGCGGAGGACTGGATACCTCGGTAATCCTGAAATGGCTTGCCAATAAAGGCTTTGATGTTATTGCCTATGTGGCAAATGTCGGACAGAACGAGGATTTTGCAGCTATTGAAAAGAAGGCTTTGGCTACTGGTGCTTCAAAAGTATACGTGGAAGACCTCAGAGAGGAATTGGTCACTGACTACATCTTCCCTGCCCTCCAGGCAAATACAATCTATGAAGGTACCTATATGCTGGGAACCTCTCTGGCCCGTCCGATCATCGCAAAACGCCAGATTGAAATTGCCCGCAAGGAAGGAACCGTCTATGTTTCCCATGGCGCCACAGGCAAGGGAAATGACCAGGTCCGCTTTGAGTTCGGTTACTATATGCATATGCCTGAAGTGAAGATCATCAGTCCCTGGAAAGACCCAGAATGGCTCAGTCAGTTCGAGGGAAGAAGCGATATGATCGCCTACGCAAAGAAGTATGATATCCCAGTCAAGGCATCCACCAAGAAGCCATACAGTGAGGACGAGAATCTTATCCACATAAGCCATGAGGCCGGTATCCTGGAAGATCCTTCACTTCGCGCTGATGATGATGTGTACAGCCTTACCCTCAGCCCTAAGGAAGCCAAGGATGAGGAAACACTGCTGACCTTCACCTTCGAAGATGGCATTCCTGTCTCTGTGAAGAACGAAAACGACCAAACGGTGGTCACTGATCCCCTGCAGATGATTCTCTATCTCAACAAGATGGGACATGATAATGCAATCGGCCGTGTGGATATGGTTGAGAACCGCTATATCGGGATCAAGAGTCGTGGTGTCTACGAGACCCCGGGCTGTGAAATCCTTTGGAAGGCTCACCATAATCTTGAGGGCATCACCATGGACAAGGAAGCAATGCATTTGAGGGACAGCCTCATGCCCAAGTATTCTGAATTGATCTACAATGGTTACTGGGGTGCTCCTGAGTTTGAGATGCTTCGCTCTGCCTTCACCGTAAGCCAGAAGCATGTCACAGGTACCAGCAAGGTTGTACTGTACAAGGGTAATGTCATCTTTGCTGGCGTAGAAAGCCCCTTCTCCCTCTACGACGAGGAGATGGGAAGCATGGACAAGGCTGGTGGGTATGAGCCAGTTGATTGCAAGGGATTCATCAATATCAATGCAATCCGCTTGATCGCCAGTTCCAAACGCGGTTAA
- a CDS encoding nucleoside deaminase: MDAKAYLQMAIEEARKTMNNDEGGPFGAVVVDTTDGSLYVASNSVLANHDPTSHAEINAIREACKKKGTHDLSGCILYTTCYPCPMCLSASIWANIKEVYYGCTPEDAEAIGFRDDYIYRYIQEGCKDQEVLNLTQAEREMCLDLFGEYTEDESQRY; encoded by the coding sequence ATGGATGCGAAAGCGTATTTACAAATGGCGATAGAAGAAGCACGAAAGACCATGAACAACGATGAAGGTGGTCCTTTTGGTGCTGTGGTTGTGGACACGACCGATGGTTCTCTCTATGTTGCCTCAAACAGTGTGTTGGCAAACCACGACCCGACCTCGCACGCAGAAATAAATGCCATCCGTGAAGCGTGCAAGAAGAAAGGGACCCATGACCTTTCTGGTTGCATACTCTACACCACCTGTTATCCTTGTCCGATGTGTCTCTCTGCAAGCATCTGGGCAAACATCAAGGAGGTGTACTACGGGTGCACACCTGAGGACGCCGAGGCAATTGGATTTCGGGATGATTACATCTATCGGTACATACAGGAGGGATGCAAGGATCAGGAAGTACTCAACCTTACCCAAGCAGAGAGAGAGATGTGCCTGGATCTTTTTGGTGAATATACAGAAGATGAGTCCCAGAGGTATTGA
- a CDS encoding metalloregulator ArsR/SmtB family transcription factor — protein sequence MEEFVLPLDEEIVDIADFFKVFGDPTRLKILFLLEQGERGVNAISEELNMQQSTISQQLKLLRARRLVRFRKDGRNVLYRLNDEHIHDILAMGIEHYQELL from the coding sequence ATGGAAGAATTTGTATTGCCGCTGGATGAGGAAATTGTCGATATCGCAGACTTTTTTAAGGTCTTTGGAGATCCCACCCGATTGAAAATCCTCTTTCTGCTTGAGCAGGGGGAGAGAGGCGTCAATGCAATCAGTGAAGAACTGAACATGCAACAGAGTACCATCAGCCAACAGCTCAAACTACTCAGGGCCCGTCGCTTGGTGCGTTTCAGAAAGGACGGGCGTAATGTTCTCTACCGTCTCAATGACGAACATATCCACGACATCCTTGCCATGGGTATCGAGCACTACCAGGAATTACTCTGA
- a CDS encoding citrate synthase codes for MDIKEKAAKLVLEDSEFDLTVITDNMGGKSIDITSLRKSTGFITYDPGFVNTGSCMSNICFVDGEQGILRYRGYDIEDLVENCDFVEVAHLLIKGELPTLAQRHTYADMLNRHSLLHVDMRNFFRDYPQEAHPMSILSAMVASLSAFYPELEDADPEENVDLTVSRLLSKMRTIAAFSYRQMNGLDFVDPSYKYSYCENFLNMMFHTPVNAYIPDPLHARALNILLILHADHEQNCSTSAVRLVGSSEANLYASVAAGCCALWGSKHGGANQAVMQMLLKIHNEGLSIEQVIAMAKDKENPFRLSGFGHRVYKTYDPRARIAKRLSQQVLGADSQSDPLLQIAMDLEQAALNDPYFIERNLYPNVDFYTGIIFHAIGIPESMFTVLFAMGRLPGWIAHWLEWRHDPYQKIGRPRQVYSGPHVRKVVPLEDR; via the coding sequence ATGGATATCAAAGAAAAAGCAGCTAAACTGGTCCTTGAGGACAGCGAATTCGATCTCACTGTCATCACTGACAACATGGGTGGAAAGTCAATTGATATAACCTCCCTGAGAAAAAGTACTGGATTCATCACGTATGACCCCGGCTTTGTAAATACAGGATCCTGTATGAGCAATATCTGCTTTGTTGATGGTGAGCAGGGAATCCTCCGCTATCGCGGATATGATATTGAGGACCTGGTGGAGAACTGTGATTTCGTTGAGGTTGCCCATCTCCTGATCAAAGGAGAGCTGCCAACGCTTGCCCAACGTCACACCTATGCAGACATGCTCAACCGGCATTCACTGCTCCACGTTGATATGAGGAACTTCTTCCGTGACTATCCGCAGGAAGCCCACCCTATGTCAATTCTCTCGGCAATGGTTGCATCGCTTTCTGCATTCTATCCTGAATTGGAGGATGCCGACCCGGAAGAGAATGTCGACTTGACGGTCAGCAGACTGCTTTCCAAGATGAGAACCATCGCTGCATTCAGTTATCGTCAGATGAATGGATTGGACTTCGTCGATCCCTCCTACAAGTATTCCTACTGTGAGAACTTCCTGAACATGATGTTCCATACACCGGTAAATGCCTATATCCCTGATCCTTTGCATGCCAGGGCATTGAACATCCTCCTGATCCTCCATGCAGACCATGAGCAGAACTGTTCCACGAGTGCTGTTCGCCTGGTAGGCAGCAGCGAGGCAAATCTGTATGCTTCCGTTGCAGCAGGTTGTTGTGCCCTTTGGGGAAGCAAGCATGGTGGAGCCAACCAAGCAGTCATGCAGATGTTGTTGAAAATCCATAATGAAGGACTCAGCATCGAGCAGGTGATTGCAATGGCAAAGGACAAGGAGAACCCGTTCAGGCTCTCTGGATTCGGGCACAGGGTGTACAAGACCTATGACCCAAGGGCAAGGATTGCAAAACGTCTCAGCCAGCAAGTCCTGGGCGCTGACAGCCAGAGCGATCCGCTCCTGCAAATTGCTATGGATCTTGAACAGGCTGCCCTGAATGACCCCTATTTCATCGAACGCAACCTGTATCCGAATGTGGATTTCTATACGGGGATCATCTTCCATGCAATTGGGATTCCCGAGTCGATGTTCACCGTGCTCTTTGCCATGGGCCGGCTCCCTGGATGGATCGCCCACTGGCTTGAATGGAGACACGATCCGTACCAGAAGATTGGTCGCCCTCGCCAGGTCTACTCTGGCCCACACGTACGCAAGGTGGTACCGCTTGAGGACCGATAA
- a CDS encoding HAD family phosphatase, whose protein sequence is MRTDKALIFDFNGTLFWDTEYHRQAWGAISLRLRNKPLAKEESHHLNGRTNAETIAYLLGRLPSKEEVIRISREKEGIYEDICLDNRPLSLAPGAITLFKRAKLAGIPLAIATSAGEDNIRRYEAWFSLSKYVPSSLIIYDNGKRKGKPEPDIYQDTCKALGLKPEACTVFEDTKAGILSASRAGIGSMYAVGSPGADIQTIQAMEGVHGLITDFSEFSLEQ, encoded by the coding sequence TTGAGGACCGATAAGGCCCTGATCTTCGATTTCAATGGCACCCTGTTTTGGGATACCGAGTATCATCGGCAAGCATGGGGTGCCATTTCATTGCGCCTGAGGAACAAACCGCTCGCGAAAGAAGAAAGCCACCACCTCAACGGAAGGACCAATGCTGAGACAATTGCCTACCTATTGGGGAGACTCCCCAGCAAGGAAGAGGTCATTCGTATCAGCAGGGAGAAGGAGGGGATCTATGAGGACATTTGTCTTGACAACCGTCCCCTCAGCCTTGCCCCGGGTGCAATTACTCTCTTCAAACGAGCTAAACTGGCCGGTATTCCCCTTGCCATAGCCACCAGTGCAGGAGAGGACAACATCCGCCGCTATGAGGCATGGTTCTCTCTCAGCAAGTACGTACCCTCCTCCTTGATCATATATGACAATGGAAAGAGAAAAGGAAAGCCTGAGCCAGATATCTACCAGGATACCTGCAAGGCCCTGGGTCTCAAACCAGAGGCATGTACGGTCTTTGAAGATACGAAGGCCGGCATTCTCTCAGCAAGCAGGGCGGGAATTGGGAGCATGTATGCTGTTGGAAGCCCTGGAGCCGACATACAGACAATTCAGGCCATGGAGGGTGTCCACGGCCTGATTACAGATTTTTCTGAATTTTCTCTAGAGCAATGA
- the icd gene encoding NADP-dependent isocitrate dehydrogenase produces MEMAIRMKDGALVVPDSVIIPYIEGDGVGQEISSVMKNVVEAAVKKAYGDTKQITWKEILAGGKAKDLTGNYLPEETLEAIRQYKVAIKGPLTTPVGKGIRSLNVTLRQTLDLYVCLRPVTYYQGVPSPVRHPENVDMVVFRENTEDIYAGIEWESGSEEVRKVIAFLKEEMQVSKIRFPETSALGIKPVSVEGSERLIRSAISYALENNRRNVTLVHKGNIMKFTEGGFRKWGYELAKREFGATEDEHGTVKIDREGQEPLVIQDCICDAFLQNILLKPEAYDVIATLNLNGDYVSDALAAEVGGIGIAPGANINYESGFAIFEATHGTAPDIAGKNIVNPLSLVLSAQMMLSYLGWNEAAELVTSVVQKAIREGMVTSDFARLMEAEGKECTRLGTKEFGSYLVSLL; encoded by the coding sequence ATGGAAATGGCAATACGCATGAAAGATGGAGCCCTGGTGGTGCCTGACAGTGTCATCATCCCTTACATCGAGGGAGATGGGGTAGGTCAGGAGATCTCCTCGGTTATGAAGAATGTGGTTGAAGCGGCAGTCAAAAAAGCCTATGGAGATACCAAGCAGATAACCTGGAAGGAGATACTTGCAGGAGGAAAGGCAAAGGACCTTACCGGAAACTACCTTCCCGAGGAGACCCTTGAGGCAATCAGGCAGTACAAGGTGGCGATCAAGGGACCCTTGACGACCCCGGTAGGGAAGGGAATCCGTTCCTTGAATGTGACCCTCCGCCAGACCCTCGATTTGTATGTCTGTCTCCGTCCGGTTACCTATTACCAGGGGGTTCCTTCCCCTGTCAGACACCCGGAGAATGTTGATATGGTAGTCTTCCGTGAGAATACGGAAGACATCTATGCCGGCATCGAATGGGAATCGGGGAGTGAAGAAGTTCGTAAGGTCATCGCATTCCTCAAAGAGGAGATGCAGGTGAGCAAGATCCGCTTTCCTGAAACCAGTGCCCTGGGAATCAAACCGGTTTCTGTTGAAGGAAGCGAACGCCTGATCCGCAGTGCTATCTCCTATGCACTGGAAAACAACCGACGCAATGTTACGTTGGTACATAAAGGGAATATCATGAAATTCACCGAAGGTGGATTCAGGAAGTGGGGTTATGAACTAGCAAAACGTGAATTTGGAGCCACTGAGGACGAGCATGGAACTGTGAAGATTGATCGGGAAGGCCAAGAACCGCTGGTCATCCAGGACTGTATCTGCGATGCCTTCCTGCAGAATATCCTGCTCAAGCCTGAAGCATATGATGTCATTGCCACGCTTAATCTCAATGGGGATTATGTTTCCGATGCCTTGGCAGCTGAGGTTGGTGGTATCGGTATCGCCCCTGGGGCGAACATAAACTATGAGAGCGGCTTTGCAATCTTTGAAGCAACTCATGGTACTGCCCCTGATATCGCTGGAAAGAACATTGTGAACCCTCTTTCCCTGGTACTCTCCGCACAGATGATGCTCTCCTATCTTGGATGGAATGAAGCTGCTGAGCTGGTTACCAGTGTTGTCCAGAAGGCGATCAGAGAAGGGATGGTTACCTCTGATTTTGCTCGCTTGATGGAAGCTGAAGGCAAGGAGTGCACAAGGTTGGGAACAAAGGAGTTTGGTTCCTATCTGGTGTCATTGCTCTAG
- a CDS encoding aconitate hydratase — MSKTLTEKILASHLEEGTLGTGNPIGIHIDQTLTQDATGTMAYLQFEAMGLDRVQNELAVSYVDHNTIQVGFENADDHHYLQTVAAAKGVVFSRPGNGICHQVHLERFGKPGKTLLGSDSHTPTGGGIGMIAIGAGGLDVAVAMAGQPFHLISPKVIEIRLHGKLRPWVSAKDVILTVLERFGVKGNVNCIFEYTGVGVETLEVPERSTICNMGAECGVTTSIFPSDEKTRAFLKAQGREDDWIALSADEGAVYDDLFEIDLSALEPKVACPHSPGNIATVASLAGKRVEQVLIGSCTNSSYADMKKVADILDGHTVADHVSLGIAPGSREVLLMLSKDGSLAKMIASGARILESACGFCIGNHQSPGTDGVSLRTSNRNFEGRSGTKSGQVYLVSPETAALGAISGQFTDPLSSHGISFPKVVHPEQFLIDDSMFIFPPEDGSGVEIFRGPNIGDPPKNTPLKEDLDGYVTIKVGDKITTDHIMPAGARLKYRSNIPVYSKFVFEPVDEHFSERCTENQDRGKDNFIVAGASYGQGSSREHAAICPMYLGVKAVIAVSIERIHQNNLCNFGIVPLTFMNEEDYSRFDQNDELVIENIAEQIKGETVVLKNKTKSREITLRCDITDGQRAMLIGGGLLNILKEKA; from the coding sequence ATGAGCAAGACCTTGACTGAAAAAATTCTAGCTTCCCATCTGGAAGAGGGAACACTGGGAACGGGAAACCCAATCGGGATCCATATTGACCAGACGCTCACACAGGATGCCACCGGTACCATGGCCTACCTGCAATTCGAGGCAATGGGTTTGGATCGTGTCCAGAACGAGTTGGCTGTAAGCTATGTTGATCATAATACCATCCAAGTAGGATTCGAGAACGCAGATGACCATCACTACCTGCAGACCGTTGCCGCTGCCAAGGGTGTAGTATTCTCTCGCCCAGGAAATGGAATCTGCCATCAAGTGCATCTGGAGAGATTCGGCAAGCCTGGAAAAACCCTGCTTGGCAGTGATAGCCATACCCCAACCGGTGGTGGTATCGGTATGATAGCAATCGGAGCCGGTGGGCTCGATGTGGCGGTTGCAATGGCCGGCCAACCTTTCCACTTGATCAGCCCGAAAGTCATAGAAATCCGTCTCCATGGGAAACTTCGTCCTTGGGTCTCTGCGAAAGATGTCATCCTGACCGTTCTTGAACGCTTCGGGGTGAAAGGCAATGTGAACTGTATCTTTGAATACACCGGTGTAGGCGTCGAGACACTGGAAGTCCCTGAGCGTTCGACCATCTGCAACATGGGGGCCGAATGTGGCGTCACCACGAGTATCTTCCCCTCGGACGAGAAAACACGTGCATTCCTGAAGGCTCAGGGAAGAGAAGATGACTGGATTGCACTCAGTGCTGATGAGGGAGCAGTCTATGACGACCTGTTTGAAATCGATCTCTCAGCCTTGGAGCCCAAGGTAGCATGTCCCCATTCACCGGGGAATATTGCAACCGTAGCATCGCTTGCTGGGAAAAGGGTTGAGCAAGTCCTTATCGGTTCCTGCACAAACTCCAGCTATGCAGACATGAAAAAAGTTGCAGATATTCTTGATGGACATACAGTGGCGGATCATGTAAGCCTTGGCATTGCCCCGGGAAGCCGTGAGGTACTCCTGATGCTCAGCAAGGATGGTTCATTGGCCAAGATGATCGCCAGTGGTGCCCGTATCCTGGAAAGTGCCTGTGGGTTCTGTATTGGAAACCATCAGAGTCCTGGAACCGACGGGGTCTCACTCAGGACCAGCAACCGCAACTTCGAAGGTCGTAGCGGAACCAAGAGTGGCCAGGTATATTTGGTCAGTCCTGAAACAGCTGCCCTTGGTGCAATAAGCGGGCAGTTCACCGATCCACTCTCCTCCCACGGTATTTCCTTCCCCAAGGTAGTCCACCCTGAACAGTTCCTGATTGATGACTCCATGTTCATCTTCCCTCCCGAGGATGGCAGTGGTGTTGAGATCTTCCGGGGGCCCAATATTGGGGATCCACCAAAGAACACCCCGCTCAAGGAGGATCTGGACGGGTATGTAACAATCAAGGTAGGGGACAAGATCACCACCGACCATATCATGCCTGCTGGAGCCAGGCTCAAGTACCGCTCAAATATTCCTGTGTACTCCAAGTTTGTCTTTGAGCCGGTTGATGAGCATTTCAGTGAACGCTGTACGGAGAATCAGGACCGGGGCAAGGACAACTTCATCGTAGCCGGTGCCTCCTATGGGCAGGGATCGAGCCGGGAACATGCGGCAATTTGTCCCATGTACCTCGGGGTGAAAGCGGTTATCGCCGTTTCCATAGAGCGAATCCACCAGAACAATCTGTGTAATTTCGGTATCGTACCGCTTACCTTCATGAATGAAGAAGACTATTCCCGGTTCGACCAGAACGATGAACTGGTGATTGAGAACATCGCAGAGCAGATCAAGGGTGAGACGGTTGTCTTGAAGAACAAGACCAAGAGCAGGGAGATAACCCTCCGCTGTGATATCACCGATGGCCAGAGAGCCATGCTCATTGGTGGTGGTCTGCTGAATATTCTTAAGGAGAAAGCTTGA
- a CDS encoding MFS transporter has product MYVSQQKSDAIQFWVLNIASFFGQLSIAMVNLALVYHLRRAFSLGADQIGVAASITTATYLVFCLVGGKFTVHFRPRHLVETSLVGMAIAVLLFVSTKTLSIAYLALVFYGAFMSLLWPQIEGWFSRGKEGAQLNHVSNAFNFSWSFGVGVSSYIAGILVEVSTTTPFYVAILMFFLVFLLLVITSALVPGIRAVQSEHADNKENGREDASTPLRFYAWVGIISLYSGMSVILTIFPLYAQDVLKISESQTGLLLLVRGVATCLSFLVLGKLEFWHFKKRYIFLVQLLFGVLSLVAMGFSSPIPFAIFFLLFGILFAFAYDQSMFHGASGSVNRSGRMIIHEVLLTVGTILGAVVGGSVYEQLSFSKVLLVIGTAAIILVMVELLVAFFIERNRITGK; this is encoded by the coding sequence ATGTACGTTTCACAGCAAAAAAGTGATGCCATCCAATTCTGGGTGCTGAATATTGCCTCATTCTTCGGCCAACTGTCCATTGCAATGGTCAATCTAGCACTCGTATACCATCTTCGAAGAGCCTTCTCCCTTGGTGCGGACCAAATAGGGGTTGCAGCCTCCATTACCACTGCGACGTACTTGGTCTTTTGCCTGGTTGGGGGTAAGTTCACCGTCCATTTCCGCCCACGCCACCTTGTGGAGACCTCTCTGGTTGGAATGGCAATTGCAGTCTTGCTCTTTGTCTCCACAAAGACTCTCTCCATCGCATACCTTGCTTTGGTGTTCTATGGGGCTTTCATGAGTCTGCTGTGGCCACAGATTGAGGGTTGGTTCTCGAGGGGAAAGGAGGGGGCACAGCTTAATCATGTCTCCAATGCCTTCAACTTCTCCTGGTCATTTGGAGTCGGAGTCTCCAGCTATATTGCCGGTATTCTCGTTGAGGTTTCCACCACCACTCCCTTTTATGTTGCCATCCTCATGTTCTTTCTGGTATTCCTTCTCCTTGTAATAACCAGTGCATTGGTACCGGGGATCAGGGCAGTGCAGAGTGAACATGCCGACAACAAGGAAAATGGTAGGGAGGATGCAAGTACGCCTCTGCGATTCTATGCTTGGGTAGGCATTATCTCTTTATACAGCGGTATGAGTGTCATCCTTACCATCTTCCCTCTGTATGCGCAGGATGTGCTGAAGATCAGTGAAAGCCAGACCGGCTTGCTCTTGCTTGTGCGTGGGGTTGCAACCTGTCTTAGTTTTTTAGTACTGGGAAAGTTGGAGTTCTGGCACTTCAAGAAGCGATACATCTTTCTGGTGCAACTACTCTTTGGAGTGCTCTCCCTTGTTGCCATGGGGTTCTCCTCTCCGATTCCCTTTGCAATCTTCTTCCTGTTGTTTGGAATACTGTTTGCATTCGCCTATGACCAGAGCATGTTTCACGGGGCAAGTGGCAGTGTGAATCGATCGGGGAGAATGATCATCCATGAGGTCTTGCTGACCGTAGGAACCATCCTGGGGGCAGTTGTGGGAGGAAGTGTGTACGAGCAACTCTCTTTCTCCAAGGTATTGCTTGTCATTGGAACTGCCGCCATCATCCTCGTGATGGTTGAATTGCTTGTTGCCTTCTTTATTGAAAGGAACAGGATTACGGGAAAGTAG
- a CDS encoding divergent PAP2 family protein, producing MNNALLENAPFISAALAFFIAQFLKPFINVLFERKFVWSMLFSTGGMPSSHAAGVIALTTSIAFTEGIGTVAFAIAATFAAIVIHDAMGIRRAAGKQAEVINEWSRLLSDIHREGQFTPENLKTMLGHSFSQVLGGILLGLIIGLSATYQIIGH from the coding sequence ATGAACAATGCCTTGTTGGAAAATGCCCCATTTATTTCTGCGGCGCTTGCTTTCTTTATTGCACAATTCCTGAAACCTTTCATCAATGTACTCTTTGAGAGGAAGTTTGTATGGTCCATGCTCTTCAGCACAGGAGGAATGCCTTCAAGCCACGCCGCTGGTGTTATTGCGCTTACTACCTCAATCGCATTCACCGAGGGTATCGGTACGGTAGCTTTTGCCATAGCAGCTACGTTTGCTGCAATCGTCATTCATGATGCAATGGGCATTCGAAGGGCAGCAGGGAAGCAAGCTGAAGTTATCAACGAGTGGAGCAGACTTCTCAGTGATATCCATCGAGAAGGCCAGTTCACTCCCGAGAATCTGAAAACCATGCTTGGACACTCCTTCAGCCAGGTGCTGGGAGGCATCTTGCTCGGACTTATCATCGGCTTGAGTGCAACCTACCAGATCATAGGTCATTGA